From Slackia heliotrinireducens DSM 20476:
CAATATAGCAAAGGCGAGATAACAGGTAAGACACGACGGGCCTGGTGCGCCGTTGGAATCTCGGGCCGGTCGCTTCCATATGTCGATAAATCATGTGAATTCCCGCATATGAAATGTACGACTTGTGCAGTGTGTCGGCTATGCCGTGCCGATATTGATACACTTTCCCGAGCGATTCAGCGGCGTGCCTCCGACGCACCAGGCGAACGAGGTTTGGCGCTGGATCGCTTTACGTTGTTTGTACTGAGGAGTCACCTGTTCTATGTTTGAGTTGCTTTCCGCCATCGACGGGTTCGTGTGGGGCCCTGCGATGATCGCGCTCCTTTTGGGGTCGCACGTGTTCCTGACGTTCCGCCTCGGATTCATTCAGAGGCGTCTGCCCCAGGCAATCCGCCTGTCGTGGAAGAAGGACAAGGGAGCGGAAGGCGACATCTCGAACTTCGGCGCGCTTTCCACCGCGCTGGCGGCAACCATCGGCACAGGCTCCATTGTCGGCGTGGCTACGGCAATCATCGCTGGCGGGCCCGGCGCCGTGTTCTGGATGTGGATCGCGGGCATCTTCGGCATCGCCACGAAATACGCCGAGGTGTTCGTTTCGCTCAAATACCGCGTGAAGGACCATAACGAAGAGATGCTCGGCGGCGCCATGTACGCCTGGGAACGCGCTTTCAAGAAGGACGGCAAGACTCCCATCTGGGCGAAGGTCATGGCTGTGCTGTTTGCGGTGTTTGCGGCCGTCGCCGCCATCGGCACGGGCAGCGCCGTGCAGGCGAGCGCCATGACGGGCATCATCACGTCGAACGTGGACGTGCCCGCCTGGGTCATCGGCATCATCATCGTGGTGATGTCGGGTGCCGTCATCCTTGGCGGCGTGAAGAAGATCTCTACCGTGTGCGAGCGGCTGGTGCCCGTTATGGCCGTGGGCTATGCGGCGGGCTGCATCATCATCCTGTGCATGAATTGGCAGTACCTGCTGCCGGCGCTGTGGGAGATCCTCCGTTGCGCGTTCACTTCGAGGGCTGCGTTCGGCGGCGCCGTGGGCAGCGGCGTTGTGGTGGCGCTGCAGTTCGGATGCGCCCGCGGCCTGTTCAGCAACGAGAGCGGGCTGGGCTCGGCGCCGATCATCGCGGCGGCTGCGCAGACCCGCAACCCGGCGCAGCAGGCGCTGGTGGCCATGACCGGCGCGTTCTGGTCCACGGTGGTCATCTGCCTGTTAACGGGCATCGTGCTGGTTTCCACCATGCTGGCGTACCCTGAAATCCAGGAAATGATTCTGGCGAACCCGACTCTGTTCACGGGCGCGCAGCTGTCGTCCATCGCGTTCTCGAAGATACCGGTCATCGGCACGCCCATCCTGGTGCTGGGCATGGTTGCGTTCTCGTATTCCACCATCCTGGGTTGGAGCTATTACGGCAGCCGCTGCGCCACCTACCTGTTCGGCCATCGTGCCGTGCGGCCCTACCAGGTGATTTACGTGCTCATTTCGTTCCTCGGGGCCATCGGCGTGGGCGATGTGGTGTGGCTGGTCAGCGACATCGGCAACGCGTTTATGGCCATCCCGAACATCATCGTGACGCTGGCACTGTCGGGCCTGGTGGCGCGCGAGACGAAACATTACGTCTACGACGGCCACCTGGACGACGAGTGCCTGGATGACATCCCGAAGGTGTATACCAAGTAACCGTGGGGCTGTGGGCCAAAGCCAGTGTCCGGGCCCGTCGACGGGCAGCGCGGCGACCGTCGTCCTCAATTAGGAATTCTAGAGAAAAGGCCTAGTGGAGTAGACCAAAAGTGTCGACGGATTCTGCTTTGCGGGTGGTGCCGGCCCGCCCATCCGTTTTTGCGGTCTGCAACTTTTCCCGAAAACGGCCTTTTGCGCCAGGAAAATCAACTGGTGTACGACCTACTGGGGCCATCGGATTCCGCCTTTGAATGGAGTAGCTATCTGACCTGGGGATACTCTTTAAGGCATATTCTCGACGACCGAGATGCGGCAGTCAAGTAGCTCTCAGGTCGTACACTACTTGTTTTTTGGCGCAGAAACGGGTTTTGGCCGAAAGGAGCGGGCGGCCGGCATTCGCGCCGGGGTGGGGTGCGAGCTTTCATCACAAGAAAGTGCACCGGCGGGAAGTCTGCCGGTGCACTCTGAAATACATATGGGACAAGGAGAATGCCGTCGTTCCGAACGGCTAGCCGACGAAGCCGACGCGGAGCTTCTCGATGGAGCGGAACTCGTCGTCTGCCAGGGCGCGCTCCACGTCGCCTGCGCTCAGGCAACGGTCGAGCTTGCCTTGTGCCTTATTGGTCACGACGTGGTCGAGCAGCTTGCGCATCGTACGGGCGTTGGCGAATCCCTCCTGCTTCGACAGCGAGGGAATGTGCTGTTCGAGCACGTCTAGGGCATCCTTCTCCACGGCGAACCCACGGTCGTTGGCCATCTTCCCGAAGATGCTCAGCAGGTCGGCGCTGCCGTATCCGTCGAAGCGGACCTCGAAGCCGATGCGGCCCTTCAGGCCTGGGTTGTGCTTCAGGAAGTCCTCCATCTCGTCGGGGTAGCCGGCGAAGATGACGATCACCTCTTGGCGCAGCTCCTCCATCAGCTGGTTGATGGCGTCGATGGCCTCCTGCCCGTGGTCGGCGCTGCGCGAGGTCGGGTCGTTGCGGCTCAGCCGATAGGCCTCGTCGATGAACAGGATGCCGCCGCAGGCGCTTTCGAAGGTCTTCCGCACGAAATGCGACGTCTCGCCCACATAGGGGCTGATCAGGTCGGTGGCGGATGCGTTGACGAACACGCCCTTGCCTGAGGTCACGCCCTTGCGGTCGTAGAGTTCCAGCAGGGCGCGGGCAACCATGGTCTTGCCGCCGCCGGGCGGGCCGACGAACATCATGTGCAGCGAATCGACGGCGTCGCGCCCGTAGGCGCCGATGGCCTCGACGATCGACATGATCGTCTTGACCTGCTTGTCGAGCCCGATGAAGCCGTGTTCGAGCAGCCCCGACTCGGACTGCGGCTTGATGGCCGCCAGGCTGGTCTTGTCCGTCTTCGGGTTGACGGCGTTGATCCGCGTGGCGACCTGAAGGGCCTTCTTGTCGGAGAAGTTGATCTTCAAAGGTGCGCAGGAAACCTGGCATCCGTCGAACATCTTCCGGATGGCCTCCTCGGCCGATTCCTTCGCGGCGAACGGCAGGACGGCGGTTCCGTCTTGGATGCATGCGCGTCCGAACAGGACCTTCGCGCCCGATCCGACAAGCAGGTCGCAGGCGAGCACCACCGATGCCCAGTCGATGGTGTCCTGGGGGAATCGGACCTTGCCCGCGCAGTACTCGGGCAGATCCATGCTGAACAGGTCGTCCATTGCCGTTCACTTCCTTTCGAAAAGAGGGGCGGACGTCGTCGTCCGCCCCGGTTGCCGTGCCCTAAATGAGGGAGAGCAGATCCTCCAGAAACGGAAGGTCGTCAGGCGGGGTCTTGGCCGGCGCGCTCAGGGCGCGCAGCTCGCCGATGTGCGCCTCGATGAAGTCCTTGGCCTGCATGATGAAGGCGTCCATGGCCTCGTCGTCGGGGTAGCGGCAGGTCCAGGTCTTCATATAGGCTGTCTCGCCGTCGCGAAGGTCGACCTTCACGGGGGCGAAGGCGGGGTCGGCGATTGCCTTGGCGGCCACTTTGCAGGCGTAGTCGTCGACGCGGTCCTTCGCGACCTTGTCGATCAGCTCGACGCGCGCCCAGACGCGGGGGAATCGCTCGTCGTCGTCGCGGGCGTTGGCAATCTTGATGGTGAAGGTTTCGCCGGCGGCTTCGAACGTGCCGGAGTGGCCGGTCTTGTCCTTCGGGCGGATTTTCGCGGCAGTGCAGTTGATGTAGGGGATGTCGTTGTAGCTGTCGAGAAGCATGGCTGACTCCTTATTTCTTGGTTGTCGGATGAGCGGTTAGTCGGCAAGGCTTTCGCGAAGTGCGCGCAGCAGTCCGAGGGCCTGCATGGGGTCGCCGCTGCGCTTGATGGCTTCGCTGGGGGATTCGCCCTGCTCAATGGCGCGAAGCGGCGCGATATCCTGGTCGTAGCACATGGAAACGCAGGTCACCATGTGGTCGGGCGCCTCGTCGTCGATGCTGCGGTCGAGGTAAATGAGTACTTCGCCGTCGTCTGCAAGCTCGAGCGTGCCCACCTTGTGTAGCCAACCGGAGAGATGTCCGGTCAGCGCGACCATCGCAGCCTTGTTCTCGTCGTTGGCAAAGGTCTTCGTGTGGGCGAGCGCGCGCATGACTCCATCCTCGGGTATCGAGATTTCGACCTCTATGCCGTCGCGGTAGGCCAGCCATCCCTCGCCGTTGCGGATGTAGTACGAGTTGCTTTCTTCGAGCATTGCTTCCAGCTTTTCCTTATCAGTCATATTGGGCTCCTTTCGTCGTGCTTGACGGCCTGCCCGCCTGGGGCCGAGCCGAGTGTGATTACACGATAAAGAGCTGGTCATAAGCTGATTGCGCAATCCGATGCGACAATCACCCGAGCCTTTCTTGTCGCACTGCGGGCCGTGTGACGGGTGGTTTGGCGGAAATGGGGATAATGGGGACCGTCCCCTTTGTCCCACGTGCAACGAGAATCGGTTTTCGTGCGCACTTAGGGGGATAATCGGTAACAAATTGTGCGGATGAAGCCGTCTGGAAGCGCGCGCTTGCTCCGTTATGCGTCTGTTACGCCCCAAAAGATGGCTAACTGTGGCGTTACGCAGGGTATCCTTCGCGCGTTCGAGGCAATCGGGAGGTCTGGTTTTGCAGATTATCCCCCTAAGTGCGCAGAAAACAAGATTTTCGTTGCAGATGCCGCCTCGGAGAGCAGTGTCGTTGGCAAAAGCCAGTCCGCAGGGCCCGTGCGATACTGACTCCGTCCATCCGTGCGAAGCTGGTGGCGTTGAAGGATTTCGAGTACGAAGACCCCGGTCTGGGCTATCCGAGGTGGAAGCTCGATGCGGTGAACCGCCTGAAGAACCGCATGATCGATGACATCCTTCTTTAAGAAGGCACGCGATGCAACTTTGAGCATTTGTGCCATACGAGCCCGAGGCGCGTCACCCGCTCGCCAATGAAGTGCGGACTGCAAATTGTCGTTTGCGATGTGTTGTTATGCGCAGATAAGTCACAAAACCCAATCGAACGTCGTAAACGGCGCGGCCGCTTGCAAATGCAGGAAACCGCATGGGGAGTTTTCGGCGGAGAGAAAAGGTCGAATACGTACGACCTGCTAAAATAGGCAATCCGCCTGCTGGGCGTTCGGTATGGGGACGCCGAGCTGGCTGATGAAGGTAGAAAAAAGACCAAGGGGGTAAAAATGGCAGCGAAGATCAATACTGACGAATGCGTCGGCTGCGGAGTGTGCGCCGATTCGTGCCCGAACGAGGCAATTGAGGTCGTTGACGGCGTGGCCGTCGTGAACGAGGCCGAATGCGTCGACTGCGGCGTCTGCGTCGACGAGTGCGCCGTGGAGGCTATTACCGTCGAGTAGCAGCTAGAAAAAGCAGGCAGGCCAATAGCCCATAAAGGCCGGCCATGCGCGAAACCCCCTGGCATATACGGTTTTCACCGGTTGTGCCAGGGGGTTTGTTTAAGCTGGCGAACGTCGGCCCGCAAACCGGTATCTCACACGTGTGCACGAAACTGAGAAGCGTACGGAAAGGGGCGACATCAAACGCGGTTTTGAATATCGCGACCTGGGGAAACCCTGACGGATGGGGTTTCGACGGGTGAAAGGTCGGTTGGTTTCGACCCGTTTCTGTGGGTGTCCGTACACTTCTCGGTTTCGTGCGCATGGGGTGCGGCGTTCGGCCGTCTGGGCGCCCGGTGGCAGAGTCCGAGCGCCCGTGTTCACGCCGACGCAGCTACTCGGCGTCGTCGGTGTAATCGTAGAAGCCCTTGCCGGCAAGCAGGCCGGTCTCGCCTCGGTCGATCTTCTCCTTCAGCTTCTGGGCCAGGCGGTATTTCACGTGCTCGGGATTGTGTGCGTCGGGGTTCGACTGCAGCACGGCGTAAATGGTGGGCAGGCTTACCGTGTCCAGAATGCGGAACGGACCGCGGGGCGCGTCGAGTGCCAGGCACCACACCTTGTCGATGGTTTGCGGGTCGGCCACGTCATCGGCCCACAGGTTCTCAGCGGCGCCGAACCACGGCAAAAGCAGGCTGTTCAGCAGGTAGCCGAACTGTTCCCTATGCAGGCAGATCGGAATCATGCGGATGGACTCGGCGAAGGTCACCACGGCGTCGTAGGTCTCCTGGCTGGTGCCGGGGTGGTTCATGGCCTCGGCGGTGTTGCCGCGGTAGATGTCGTTGGCGAAATGCAGCGCCATGAACTTCTCGGGGCGGCCGGTGGCTTCGGCAAACAGGCTGGGCAGCAGGTACGAGCTGTTGGTCACGACCAGGGTCTTTTCGGGAAGCAGCGGTGCCAGCATATTATAGAAGTCGGTTTTCTGGTCCTTGCTCTCGATGACGGCTTCGATCACCAGGTCGGCGTCGGCCACGGCCTCGGCAAGATCGGTGGTCAATCTGATGCCGGCAAGCGCCGGAGCCACTTTCGCTTTCAGGGCGTCCAGCTCTTCGGGGGCGGCGCCTTCGTCGGAAAGGCCGCGGGCGCGCACGCTCGGGTCCGCTTTTGTGGCCTCCAGGACGTCCTCGTAGGTTTTGGCGTAGCGCTCGAGCCGGACCTTCGCACGCTCCAGCGAAGCGTCCGTGCGTCCCCAAACGGTGACGTTCAATCCGCAGTACGCAGACTGCAGGGCAATTTGGCTGCCCAGCACCCCGCCGCCGGCGACGGTTACGTTTTTGATGGCCATACCTGCTCCTTTCTTTTGTAGATGTGCCCTTCGGGTCACGGTGAGGCCACCTTACGAGCCGCAGGAGAAGGCGACAATCCGCGCAATGGTTTGATTTTCGAAACAGGGCATGCACGTAAGGTCGCATGGGGACGGGCGGGGTCAACAAAAGGAAAGAACAGGCGTTTGAACAGGGAATACGTCAGACCAGCGGCGGGGTGCCCTTCTGCTCCAAATTGACGATTCGTTTCAGCTCGTAGCGACGGGTGACGCCCATCTTCCGATAGATATGGTTGATGTGGGTCTTCACGGTGCCGGGCGAAATGAACAGCTTGTCGGCGACTTCCTGAATGCTGTTGCCCTGCATGATGTGCACCAGCACCTCTTCCTCACGGTTGGAAAGTCCGTACTCGCCGGCCACGTCGGCGCAGCGGCGGTTGACCGCCTCGTGGAATATGACCACGCTGACCTCCATGTCGCGGGGGTCGGGGTCGCGCATGCGGTCGGCCACGGTGGGGGAGACGTCACCATCGGACTTGGTGCGGTCGGAGAATTCGAACAAAAACCCGCCGTCCTCGGGCGTAAACGCGGTATACAGCACGAACAGGCAGGTCATAGCGGCAACAAGCGCCATGGCGAAGAAGCTCGAGCCTGCGGCGGCATCCATGACGGTTTTTCCCACGACGCGTCCTGCGGCCGAGCTGATCATGGTACAGCTGAAGGCGAAGCCGCCCAAGCGCACCACGGACGTCTCGAAACGGTTGGCGGTTTCGCACAGCGTGACCACCAACAGCAGCAGCTCGATGGAAAACGCCGTGGAAACCAGCACGCCGCCCAATGCCGTGCTGAATCCCAATGCCATAAGCCCGAAAACCATGACGGGTTGCGACAGGCGGTACAGAAAACGGATCGAAAGCCGTTTCGGGCGCAGGGCCAAAAGCATTGTGACCACCAGGCCCACGATGCCGAATCCGACGGCCCAGTAATACAGCTTGCCGAACCCTGCGTCCACAACGCCGAACACGAACCCGAACAAGGCCGACGTCATGATGGCGGCCTTCAGGATGCCGAACAGCTCGGAGGTGCGCCACGGGAAGCGGGGCGAATCCACGTTGAGCTGCAGCTTGCCGATCCGTTTGTCCATATCCTTAAACCGGCCGTTTTCGGAAATGACGTTCATGCCGTGCAGGAACCCCAGATAGGAAAGGACGGGAAGCAGGGCGGCGGCGAACACCTGCAGCACATCGGGCAGAACGAAGGCCGCATAGCACACGGCGGGGACAAGCAGCATGGCCGCCCCGAAGCAGAATCCGGCGCAGCGGGTTTGCGCGTAGCCGAACAGTTCGCACCAATACAGAAGGAACCATCCGTACTGCACGCCCACCAGCAGCGAACCGGCAAGGCTCAAGAACGCGGCGAACCCGGGAGCCGCGTATGAGAATCCGGCAAGAAAAACGCCCACCACGGCCAGCGTCAGAAACGTGATGTTGTTCGACGGTCGCAGCGGCACCAGCATGCGCGAGAAGAACACGGCCAGGACCATGAATCCGGCGTAGCTGGCGATAAGTGCCAGCCGGTTCGCGAAAAAGACCAGGTCGGTGGCGCTTGCATTGCCAACGACCTGGAAGTACACGAACCCCCAGGAAAGGTATGCGGCAAGTCCGCCGATGACGACGGCAAGGGACCGTTTCGGATAGATGCCTTGGGGATGATTCGTCATGGTTCCTCCTTGGCGTAGCGGGGTGGAATCGATGGCGGGTCTCGTTGGGGCGGGTCGGCTTGAAAGGGTTTGCGGCAGACGGCCGCATGTCGGCGGGCACGGGGCGGCTGGCGGATTGCGTCGCAACATCGGCGGGCCGGTCGGACTCGCCTTCGCCTGTGCCCGGCGTCATTGTACCCCATGTGCGCGACGGACGTTTTCGCCACTATGGTTGATGGGTCCCAAACACCTATAACCTTTGGTTAGATTTACGGTTTTTCGAATCAAACCCGTTCGGGATTGTCCGTTTCCCCCGCGGTCCGTATCGTTCGGGCCGCAAGTTTGGGCCGCAAAGGGCGCCCAATGGATGAAAGGAAGGGGACATGAGTCATTTCCTGACCGAGGACCAGAAGCTGATCGTCCAATCCGTCCGTGAGTGGTGCGCGTCGTCGCGCACGCAGGAGCTGGCGGCAGCGTGCCGTGCCAGCGGGCAATTCTCTCGCGAGCTGTGGGAGCACATGGCCGAGCAGGGCTATGTGGGTGCCACCATTCCGGAGGAGTACGGCGGGCTCGGCTACGACCAGACCACGTTCTTCCTGATTGCCGAGGAGCTGGGTAAGAACGCGTTCCCGCTGATGGGGGCCTTGACCGGCCACTGTTTGGGGCTGCTTCCCATCGAGTATTGGGGAACCGACGAGGTGAAGGCGAAGTATCTGCCGCGCATCGCCGCAGGCGAGATTCTGCTGTGCGGCTCGGTGACCGACCCGGCCGGTCTTACCAACTTCCCCGAGTGGGGCCTGCAGGAGGAGAAGGTGGACGGCGGCTGGAAGTTGAACGGCACCAAGGTGCTGGGCACGAACGTCCAGAACGCCGACGTGAAAGTGGTGTTCGGCCGCCCGGGCCCCAACCGCAAGCACATGTTCGACCACGTGTACCTGGTGGAAAAGGATTGGGATGGCGTGAATCCCGGCGAGCAGGAGCGCAAGCTGGTTCCCGACGCGTCCGACTGGGGCACGCTGAACCTGAATGACGTGTTCGTGCCCGACCTGAACCGCATCGACGACAACGGCACGGGCGACGACTGGTTCGGCCTGAGCTTCATGCAGCTGGCACTGTCGGGCCTGGCCATGGGGCTGGGATGCTTCAAGATGGCCATGGGCTTCACCATGCAGCGCTCGCGCTACGGCCGTCCGCTGATCAGCCTGCAGTCCGTCAGCCACAAGATTGCCGACATGGCCATCCGCAACGAGATCAACCGCTGCCTGGTGTACACGGGCACGCGCCTGTGGGACGAAGGCCGCGGCGACGAGTGCTTCCGCATTGGCGCCATGGCGAAGGCGTACGTGACCGAAGAGACCAACAAGACCGCCCACGATGCGGTTCTGCTGCACGGCGGCGTGGGCTACACCATTCCCGCCATCGTCGGTCTGCTGTACGCCAGCTCCATCCAGCTTGAGCTGGCCGAAATGCCAGGCGACGTGCATCGCGACATCATCATGGAGACCTACGGCGTCAAGCCTGGTTGGAAGAACGGCCAGGACTAACGCAGACGTCGGCGTCGGAAACGAAAGGAGGGCGGTATGCCGGCAATCGTGGCATGTTACAAGTGGGTGCCGGACGAAGAGGGGATCCGCATCGGCGACGACCGGTCGGTGGACATCTCGCGCGCCCGCTGGGAAATCGGCAGCTTCGACCGCAGCGCCATAGAGGCGGCCGTGCAGGCGACCGAGGCTTCGGGCTGGACGCCCGTGACGCTGACATACGGTGGCGAAGGTGTCGAGAAATCCCTGAAGGACGCCTTGTCCCGCGGCCCGGAGAAGGGCTACTGGGTGGCTTCCGACCAGCAGGATCAAGCCGACGGGCGCGCGACGTCCAAGGTGCTGGCTGCCGCCGCGCACACGCTGGATGACGTGCGGTTGGTGGTGTGCGCCGAGGGCGCAAGCGACACCTACGCCCGCCAGGTGGGGCCGCGTTTGGGCGTTTGCCTGGGGTGGCCGGCGGTCACGTCGGTCCTCAGCTTCGAGCTGGGTGAGGACAGCGCAACCGTGGTGCGCAAGCTGGAAGACACGCTGCAGACCGTGGAGGTGCAGCTGCCTTGCGTGCTGTGCGTGCTGCCCGAAGGTTTCGAACCGCGGGTTCCCGGGTTGAAGGCGATTATGGCTGCCAACCGGAAGCCCAAGGAGCGCATCGATGCGGCCGACCTGGGAGCAGACGAGGCCCCGCTTGCGGAGCGCGTGAGCCTGGAAGGCTTCGCAATGGCCAGAAAGAACCTGGTCATAGCCGAAGACGACCCGGCCGTTGCCGCCCGTGAGCTGGTGGCTGCCCTACATAAGGAGGGGGTGCTGTCATGAGTGTGGCATTCGTGTACGCCGA
This genomic window contains:
- a CDS encoding acyl-CoA dehydrogenase family protein encodes the protein MSHFLTEDQKLIVQSVREWCASSRTQELAAACRASGQFSRELWEHMAEQGYVGATIPEEYGGLGYDQTTFFLIAEELGKNAFPLMGALTGHCLGLLPIEYWGTDEVKAKYLPRIAAGEILLCGSVTDPAGLTNFPEWGLQEEKVDGGWKLNGTKVLGTNVQNADVKVVFGRPGPNRKHMFDHVYLVEKDWDGVNPGEQERKLVPDASDWGTLNLNDVFVPDLNRIDDNGTGDDWFGLSFMQLALSGLAMGLGCFKMAMGFTMQRSRYGRPLISLQSVSHKIADMAIRNEINRCLVYTGTRLWDEGRGDECFRIGAMAKAYVTEETNKTAHDAVLLHGGVGYTIPAIVGLLYASSIQLELAEMPGDVHRDIIMETYGVKPGWKNGQD
- a CDS encoding 3-hydroxyacyl-CoA dehydrogenase, whose translation is MAIKNVTVAGGGVLGSQIALQSAYCGLNVTVWGRTDASLERAKVRLERYAKTYEDVLEATKADPSVRARGLSDEGAAPEELDALKAKVAPALAGIRLTTDLAEAVADADLVIEAVIESKDQKTDFYNMLAPLLPEKTLVVTNSSYLLPSLFAEATGRPEKFMALHFANDIYRGNTAEAMNHPGTSQETYDAVVTFAESIRMIPICLHREQFGYLLNSLLLPWFGAAENLWADDVADPQTIDKVWCLALDAPRGPFRILDTVSLPTIYAVLQSNPDAHNPEHVKYRLAQKLKEKIDRGETGLLAGKGFYDYTDDAE
- a CDS encoding helix-turn-helix transcriptional regulator, producing the protein MTNHPQGIYPKRSLAVVIGGLAAYLSWGFVYFQVVGNASATDLVFFANRLALIASYAGFMVLAVFFSRMLVPLRPSNNITFLTLAVVGVFLAGFSYAAPGFAAFLSLAGSLLVGVQYGWFLLYWCELFGYAQTRCAGFCFGAAMLLVPAVCYAAFVLPDVLQVFAAALLPVLSYLGFLHGMNVISENGRFKDMDKRIGKLQLNVDSPRFPWRTSELFGILKAAIMTSALFGFVFGVVDAGFGKLYYWAVGFGIVGLVVTMLLALRPKRLSIRFLYRLSQPVMVFGLMALGFSTALGGVLVSTAFSIELLLLVVTLCETANRFETSVVRLGGFAFSCTMISSAAGRVVGKTVMDAAAGSSFFAMALVAAMTCLFVLYTAFTPEDGGFLFEFSDRTKSDGDVSPTVADRMRDPDPRDMEVSVVIFHEAVNRRCADVAGEYGLSNREEEVLVHIMQGNSIQEVADKLFISPGTVKTHINHIYRKMGVTRRYELKRIVNLEQKGTPPLV
- a CDS encoding alanine/glycine:cation symporter family protein, with amino-acid sequence MFELLSAIDGFVWGPAMIALLLGSHVFLTFRLGFIQRRLPQAIRLSWKKDKGAEGDISNFGALSTALAATIGTGSIVGVATAIIAGGPGAVFWMWIAGIFGIATKYAEVFVSLKYRVKDHNEEMLGGAMYAWERAFKKDGKTPIWAKVMAVLFAVFAAVAAIGTGSAVQASAMTGIITSNVDVPAWVIGIIIVVMSGAVILGGVKKISTVCERLVPVMAVGYAAGCIIILCMNWQYLLPALWEILRCAFTSRAAFGGAVGSGVVVALQFGCARGLFSNESGLGSAPIIAAAAQTRNPAQQALVAMTGAFWSTVVICLLTGIVLVSTMLAYPEIQEMILANPTLFTGAQLSSIAFSKIPVIGTPILVLGMVAFSYSTILGWSYYGSRCATYLFGHRAVRPYQVIYVLISFLGAIGVGDVVWLVSDIGNAFMAIPNIIVTLALSGLVARETKHYVYDGHLDDECLDDIPKVYTK
- a CDS encoding electron transfer flavoprotein subunit beta/FixA family protein — protein: MPAIVACYKWVPDEEGIRIGDDRSVDISRARWEIGSFDRSAIEAAVQATEASGWTPVTLTYGGEGVEKSLKDALSRGPEKGYWVASDQQDQADGRATSKVLAAAAHTLDDVRLVVCAEGASDTYARQVGPRLGVCLGWPAVTSVLSFELGEDSATVVRKLEDTLQTVEVQLPCVLCVLPEGFEPRVPGLKAIMAANRKPKERIDAADLGADEAPLAERVSLEGFAMARKNLVIAEDDPAVAARELVAALHKEGVLS
- a CDS encoding indolepyruvate ferredoxin oxidoreductase subunit alpha; amino-acid sequence: MAAKINTDECVGCGVCADSCPNEAIEVVDGVAVVNEAECVDCGVCVDECAVEAITVE
- a CDS encoding AAA family ATPase, with the protein product MDDLFSMDLPEYCAGKVRFPQDTIDWASVVLACDLLVGSGAKVLFGRACIQDGTAVLPFAAKESAEEAIRKMFDGCQVSCAPLKINFSDKKALQVATRINAVNPKTDKTSLAAIKPQSESGLLEHGFIGLDKQVKTIMSIVEAIGAYGRDAVDSLHMMFVGPPGGGKTMVARALLELYDRKGVTSGKGVFVNASATDLISPYVGETSHFVRKTFESACGGILFIDEAYRLSRNDPTSRSADHGQEAIDAINQLMEELRQEVIVIFAGYPDEMEDFLKHNPGLKGRIGFEVRFDGYGSADLLSIFGKMANDRGFAVEKDALDVLEQHIPSLSKQEGFANARTMRKLLDHVVTNKAQGKLDRCLSAGDVERALADDEFRSIEKLRVGFVG